Proteins co-encoded in one Neisseria subflava genomic window:
- the thrB gene encoding homoserine kinase, whose amino-acid sequence MSVYTSVSDAQMRDFLLQYDLGDFVSLQGIAQGITNSNYFLTTSTGRYVLTVFEVLKSEELPFFLELNQHLSQNGVACAAPIARKDGGLHSILAGKPACLVTCLNGSDTGWPTEAQCFHTGAMLAKMHLAGQDFPLKMKNPRYDGWWHDACTQLLPVLDSEDAKLLQAEIAALDENLGEHLPSGIIHADLFKDNVLLNGDEVSGFIDFYYACNGNFMYDLAIAVNDWARTADNKLDPALYDAFIHGYESVRPLSDEERAYFPTAQRAGCIRFWVSRLLDFHFPQSGEMTFIKDPNAFRDLLLSLK is encoded by the coding sequence ATGTCTGTCTATACCAGTGTTTCCGACGCTCAAATGCGCGATTTCTTGCTGCAATATGATTTGGGAGATTTCGTCTCTTTGCAGGGGATTGCCCAAGGGATTACTAACAGTAATTATTTTCTGACTACCTCAACCGGTCGTTATGTGTTGACTGTTTTTGAGGTTTTAAAATCAGAGGAACTACCTTTCTTTTTAGAGCTAAACCAACACTTGAGCCAAAATGGCGTTGCCTGCGCCGCTCCGATTGCTCGTAAAGATGGTGGACTGCATTCTATTTTAGCCGGAAAACCTGCTTGCTTGGTAACTTGTTTGAATGGCTCCGATACCGGCTGGCCGACTGAGGCACAATGTTTCCACACTGGTGCGATGTTGGCCAAAATGCATTTAGCCGGCCAAGATTTTCCTTTAAAAATGAAAAATCCCCGTTATGATGGCTGGTGGCATGATGCCTGCACCCAGTTACTCCCGGTTTTAGATAGCGAAGATGCCAAACTGCTTCAAGCTGAAATTGCTGCTTTAGATGAAAATCTTGGAGAACATTTGCCTTCTGGTATTATCCATGCCGATTTATTTAAAGACAATGTACTGCTTAATGGAGATGAAGTTTCCGGCTTTATCGATTTTTATTATGCGTGCAATGGTAATTTCATGTACGACTTGGCCATTGCAGTTAACGACTGGGCGCGGACAGCCGATAATAAATTAGACCCTGCTCTTTATGATGCTTTTATCCATGGCTATGAAAGCGTGCGTCCTTTATCTGATGAAGAACGTGCATATTTCCCTACTGCACAAAGAGCCGGATGTATCCGTTTCTGGGTATCTCGCCTGCTCGATTTCCATTTCCCTCAATCAGGAGAAATGACGTTTATTAAAGATCCAAATGCATTTAGGGATCTGCTATTGAGTCTTAAATAA